A stretch of Alkalicella caledoniensis DNA encodes these proteins:
- a CDS encoding HK97 gp10 family phage protein, with protein MPGININQLANEISKAVGEYTEDVTEAIKEEVNDTTNDVYKEVRSNYPYNDRTGKYSKGWKKTKQDKSGKMRRVVWNKDHYRRVHLLEFGHASRNGGRVKAYPHLVPAYEKHGAKLPEKIKKIIQKGGR; from the coding sequence ATGCCTGGTATCAATATAAATCAGCTAGCTAACGAAATATCAAAGGCTGTTGGTGAATACACAGAAGATGTAACTGAAGCTATCAAAGAAGAAGTAAATGATACTACTAATGATGTCTATAAAGAGGTTAGAAGTAATTACCCTTACAATGATAGAACAGGCAAGTATAGTAAAGGATGGAAGAAAACCAAGCAAGATAAAAGTGGCAAAATGAGGCGCGTTGTTTGGAATAAAGATCATTACAGAAGAGTTCATTTGCTTGAATTTGGTCATGCCTCTAGAAATGGTGGAAGGGTTAAAGCCTACCCACACTTGGTTCCAGCTTATGAGAAGCATGGAGCAAAACTTCCTGAAAAAATTAAGAAGATTATACAAAAGGGTGGACGGTAA
- a CDS encoding phage head closure protein has product MRGSTRFDRVLFLLNQKNEQWEKSKTFGRVVNVSSVEFYNAANAGLRVEMQFEIYRRLYKNAEKVIYDGSVYSIIRTRKTKNDKLLLICEFLVVDQELLNEVM; this is encoded by the coding sequence ATGAGAGGCTCGACTCGCTTTGATAGAGTTTTATTTTTACTAAACCAAAAAAATGAACAGTGGGAAAAGAGTAAAACTTTTGGCAGGGTAGTTAACGTCAGCTCTGTAGAGTTTTACAATGCAGCCAATGCTGGATTGCGGGTAGAAATGCAGTTTGAGATATACAGAAGGCTTTATAAGAACGCTGAGAAGGTAATTTACGATGGCTCAGTTTATAGCATAATCAGAACCAGAAAAACAAAGAATGATAAATTACTTCTCATATGCGAGTTCTTAGTTGTAGATCAGGAACTTCTGAATGAGGTGATGTAA
- a CDS encoding phage gp6-like head-tail connector protein — MSSADVLVECKRGMDIPDDNTEFDGVLSQKIMIVKAFARGAGVSDAMLADDLGIGMIVLGVSDLWNQESGEVKFSSAFQLFLNQLAIRSRG; from the coding sequence ATGTCTAGCGCTGATGTGCTTGTGGAATGCAAAAGAGGTATGGATATTCCTGACGACAATACAGAGTTTGACGGGGTTTTAAGCCAAAAAATTATGATAGTTAAGGCATTTGCAAGAGGTGCAGGGGTTTCAGACGCAATGCTGGCAGATGACTTGGGTATAGGAATGATTGTTTTGGGAGTAAGTGATTTATGGAATCAAGAAAGTGGGGAAGTTAAGTTTTCTTCAGCATTCCAGTTGTTTTTAAACCAGTTAGCCATACGTTCGAGGGGTTGA
- a CDS encoding phage major capsid protein, which translates to MNKKKLLALLAKKEARKKELGTKAEKAQDVAELRGINEELTTINTEIEELRGIIDSIPEDDGGEGQVITGDGEQRAQTPVGKTQILATYGVGTGQSSDDEKRENDLLAKFEQRGKDLKEKRAVNFSIDEVPELRAVTLGGGSLVTATHTSPELNPRHNEVSSLVDMVNAVPLPGGEAYKKGFEVSAGEGDYTTEEGNYTDADPEYNYVDINKAKITAYAEISDEAMKLPNVDYQSRVARDVGLALRKKLTRQILVGAGGSNAIRGIFNAPTSVIPADTDIQVSSIDADTLDNIIFGYGGDEDVEGGAVLILNKKDLAAFAKVRSTDGKKLYKIKKNGNTGTISSDDSFEVPFVINSAAPALSADGTVADTYCMAYGMVKAYEMPVFSDILVEESRDFKFKTGQVAYRGSVWAGGNVAMHKGFVRVKKVAAEPLT; encoded by the coding sequence ATGAATAAGAAAAAATTACTAGCTCTACTTGCAAAGAAAGAAGCTCGAAAGAAAGAGCTTGGTACAAAAGCCGAGAAGGCCCAAGATGTAGCAGAACTAAGGGGTATCAATGAAGAACTAACAACTATCAACACTGAAATTGAGGAGTTAAGAGGTATTATTGATTCTATTCCAGAAGACGATGGCGGTGAAGGCCAAGTTATTACAGGGGATGGAGAACAAAGAGCTCAAACTCCAGTAGGGAAAACCCAAATATTAGCTACTTATGGTGTTGGAACTGGCCAATCTAGCGATGATGAGAAAAGAGAGAATGATTTATTAGCTAAATTTGAACAAAGGGGTAAGGACCTTAAAGAAAAAAGAGCAGTAAATTTCAGTATCGATGAAGTTCCTGAGTTAAGGGCAGTTACACTTGGTGGAGGTTCTTTGGTTACAGCCACACACACGTCCCCAGAGTTGAACCCAAGGCATAATGAAGTATCTTCTTTAGTTGATATGGTAAATGCGGTACCACTTCCAGGTGGGGAAGCATACAAAAAAGGTTTTGAAGTATCTGCTGGGGAAGGTGACTACACCACCGAAGAAGGGAATTACACCGATGCAGATCCAGAGTACAACTATGTAGATATAAACAAAGCTAAAATAACTGCTTATGCTGAAATCAGTGATGAGGCTATGAAATTACCTAACGTAGACTATCAATCAAGGGTTGCAAGGGATGTTGGTCTTGCTCTAAGAAAGAAACTTACAAGACAAATACTTGTGGGAGCGGGTGGCTCCAATGCTATTAGAGGGATTTTCAATGCTCCTACAAGCGTAATTCCTGCGGATACCGATATTCAAGTTTCAAGTATAGATGCAGATACCCTTGATAATATAATTTTTGGGTATGGTGGCGACGAAGATGTGGAAGGTGGAGCTGTATTAATTCTAAATAAAAAGGATTTAGCAGCTTTTGCTAAAGTTAGATCCACTGATGGTAAAAAGTTGTACAAAATTAAAAAAAATGGAAACACAGGTACAATTTCTTCAGATGATAGCTTTGAAGTTCCTTTCGTAATTAATAGTGCAGCTCCTGCATTGAGCGCTGATGGAACAGTAGCTGATACCTACTGCATGGCTTACGGTATGGTAAAAGCTTACGAAATGCCTGTGTTTAGTGACATATTAGTTGAAGAATCTAGAGATTTCAAATTCAAGACTGGGCAAGTAGCTTACCGTGGTTCTGTTTGGGCTGGTGGTAATGTCGCAATGCACAAAGGTTTTGTAAGAGTTAAAAAGGTAGCAGCTGAACCTTTAACATAA
- a CDS encoding HK97 family phage prohead protease — MKNKPNKAEPVKRSFGIQDIRAVDDGSYIKGHAAVFDQKTKIGNWFYEIIERGAFDGCNFDDVLFSANHDLRKIPLARSRRNNGNSTMYLNIDEKGLYIKADLDVDNNTEAKSLYSAVKREDIDGMSFIFYVDEEKWEDLDSDMPIRRIQKISKVIEVSAVNFPAYSGTDINARDKEALDNAKLALENARSELDNSKSELEVLKIKTQILLKG, encoded by the coding sequence ATGAAGAATAAACCGAATAAAGCGGAACCCGTTAAACGTAGTTTTGGTATTCAAGATATAAGGGCTGTAGATGATGGTTCTTATATTAAGGGGCACGCAGCCGTATTTGACCAAAAAACTAAGATTGGGAACTGGTTTTATGAAATTATTGAAAGAGGGGCCTTTGACGGCTGTAACTTTGATGATGTACTTTTCAGTGCTAATCACGACCTTAGAAAGATACCTCTAGCGAGAAGTCGAAGAAATAATGGTAACTCTACAATGTATTTAAATATTGATGAAAAAGGGCTCTACATTAAAGCTGATTTAGATGTTGATAACAACACTGAAGCTAAAAGCTTATATAGTGCAGTGAAAAGAGAAGACATTGATGGAATGTCTTTTATTTTTTACGTTGATGAAGAAAAGTGGGAAGATCTAGATTCTGATATGCCTATCAGAAGAATCCAAAAGATATCAAAAGTAATTGAGGTTTCTGCGGTCAATTTCCCTGCTTATTCAGGGACTGACATAAATGCTCGCGACAAAGAGGCATTGGATAATGCCAAACTTGCATTGGAGAATGCAAGGTCAGAGTTGGATAACTCCAAGAGCGAATTAGAAGTATTAAAAATAAAAACACAAATATTATTGAAAGGTTAA
- a CDS encoding phage portal protein: MAIWDAIRGKIKDKMTQYTYAKFFNGYIPVFRQFGQDIYASDVVQICIDIIATEISKLQPKHIRTDNNGLQSIPKTSINRLFKFSPNEIMTTRDFLEKVIWQLYLNYNCFIYPMYEIITKNGRQTKEYTGFYPLAPTQVDFLQDSSGTLFVKLTFSNGTDFTLRYSDLIHLRKKFSINEIMGGGMNGQPDNSALLQVLKTNDTVLQGLDKGIKTSMAVRLVAKINTMTDTQGLKAEREKFEEQLRTGESGILASDLKGEITPIKVDPKIIDKDTMSFLESKVLNWYGVSVPILTGDFTDEQYQAFYERTLEPILISLGQAFSKCLFTSRELDVGNEIVFYQKKMMYLSAKTKLDLLQTVGEQGLLTDDEKLAILGYPPLKDGSGNRRTMSLNYIDVNLVNAYQMNNMKSTTGKGGKNNEE, encoded by the coding sequence GTGGCGATTTGGGATGCAATACGAGGTAAAATAAAAGACAAGATGACTCAATATACTTATGCCAAATTTTTTAACGGTTATATTCCAGTATTTAGGCAGTTTGGTCAAGATATTTATGCTTCCGACGTTGTTCAGATATGTATAGATATAATTGCAACTGAGATAAGCAAGTTACAACCAAAACACATAAGGACTGATAATAATGGACTGCAAAGTATACCGAAAACAAGCATAAATAGACTTTTCAAATTTTCCCCTAACGAAATTATGACAACAAGGGATTTCCTTGAGAAAGTGATATGGCAACTTTATTTAAACTATAATTGTTTTATATATCCGATGTATGAAATTATCACGAAAAACGGGCGCCAAACAAAAGAATATACTGGGTTTTATCCCTTGGCACCTACACAGGTAGATTTCCTTCAGGATTCATCTGGAACTTTATTTGTAAAATTGACTTTTTCCAACGGTACAGATTTTACGTTAAGGTATTCTGACCTAATTCATTTGCGAAAGAAGTTCTCAATCAATGAAATTATGGGTGGAGGGATGAATGGTCAGCCCGATAACTCAGCTTTACTACAAGTGTTAAAGACGAACGATACAGTCTTACAGGGCTTAGATAAAGGAATAAAAACTAGCATGGCAGTAAGGTTAGTAGCAAAAATAAATACAATGACAGATACACAAGGGCTTAAAGCTGAAAGAGAGAAGTTTGAAGAACAACTCAGGACAGGGGAAAGTGGGATTCTAGCCAGTGATCTAAAGGGTGAAATAACGCCAATTAAAGTAGATCCCAAAATAATAGACAAGGATACAATGAGTTTTTTAGAAAGTAAAGTATTGAACTGGTATGGAGTGTCAGTGCCAATCCTTACTGGGGATTTTACTGATGAACAATATCAAGCATTTTACGAAAGGACCCTTGAACCTATTTTAATTAGCTTGGGACAAGCTTTCTCCAAATGTCTTTTCACCTCAAGGGAACTTGATGTTGGAAATGAAATAGTATTTTACCAAAAGAAAATGATGTATTTAAGTGCAAAGACAAAGCTTGATTTATTACAGACTGTGGGAGAACAGGGCTTATTAACTGATGATGAGAAACTTGCAATACTAGGCTATCCACCCCTTAAAGATGGTAGTGGAAACCGACGAACGATGTCGCTTAATTATATAGATGTCAATTTAGTGAATGCATATCAGATGAATAACATGAAATCAACAACAGGTAAAGGAGGAAAAAACAATGAAGAATAA
- a CDS encoding terminase large subunit codes for MINTNFNGTHSWLLEYISKCKLGEIEVGHELMLEFDRILEDFSDPSLKIEFEEAHKRIMFIETRCKHFEAPFAGKPFMLELFQKAFIESIYIFKIYDAEIGRYVRLVQDVLFLVARKNGKTPLVSAICLAEFFCGPLGIKILCSSNDYEQADLMFQAINAMREESPALEKVTRKNVKGIYFGNPKNVKKKGKFSYKNKGNIRKISAKTGAKEGRNIAVGAVDEVHEMKDNTSVMPIRQALSTQDEPLYFELTTEGVVNDGYLDSRLKDAREVLNGEMERRRWRIWLYTQDNEQEIWQNEKSWVKSNPGLGTIKKWSFLRLMVEEAKTSKATRVFVLSKDFNEKQNNSSAWLMPEDIENKETFDIEVFRNGFAIGGVDLSRTGDLCSARAMLMKPNSDKKYFIQQYFIPESKLSTLTKDELAKYKEWIRQGYITVSDGNENDFRLVTQWFYNLFKQYGIRFYKTGYDKWSATYWIREMEDFGFDTKKVEQIWGSMSEPMRLLEADLKSDKVVYNDHPIDRSCLENTGMSVNSKEEMMPIKVQGKDDNKIDGAVTMMICYRIYIDFKTEFLELVKRMQ; via the coding sequence ATGATTAACACTAACTTTAACGGCACTCATTCATGGCTTTTAGAATACATCAGCAAATGCAAATTAGGCGAGATTGAGGTTGGCCATGAACTAATGCTTGAGTTTGATAGGATTCTTGAGGACTTTAGTGATCCTTCACTTAAAATTGAATTTGAAGAAGCTCACAAAAGGATTATGTTCATAGAAACTAGATGTAAACACTTCGAAGCACCTTTTGCTGGTAAGCCCTTCATGTTGGAGCTATTCCAAAAGGCATTTATTGAATCAATATATATATTTAAGATTTATGATGCGGAAATTGGAAGATATGTTAGATTAGTTCAAGATGTGTTATTTCTAGTTGCAAGGAAAAATGGTAAAACTCCCTTAGTCTCAGCTATATGTCTAGCTGAGTTTTTTTGTGGGCCATTAGGGATAAAAATCCTTTGCAGTAGTAACGACTATGAACAAGCTGACTTAATGTTCCAAGCTATAAATGCAATGAGAGAAGAAAGCCCAGCCCTTGAAAAAGTTACTAGAAAAAATGTTAAGGGTATATACTTCGGCAATCCCAAGAATGTAAAAAAGAAGGGTAAGTTCTCCTATAAAAATAAAGGTAATATAAGAAAAATATCTGCCAAAACAGGAGCAAAGGAAGGTAGAAATATAGCAGTTGGCGCAGTAGATGAAGTGCACGAAATGAAAGACAATACATCAGTCATGCCAATACGTCAGGCTCTATCAACACAAGATGAACCGCTTTATTTTGAGTTAACAACAGAAGGAGTAGTAAATGACGGGTATCTTGACTCTAGATTAAAAGACGCTAGAGAAGTGCTAAATGGCGAAATGGAACGCCGAAGATGGAGAATCTGGCTATATACCCAAGATAATGAGCAGGAAATATGGCAAAATGAAAAATCATGGGTAAAGAGTAATCCTGGGCTAGGGACAATAAAAAAATGGTCCTTCCTCCGTTTAATGGTTGAAGAAGCCAAAACAAGTAAAGCTACTAGGGTTTTTGTTTTATCAAAAGACTTTAACGAAAAACAAAATAATTCATCAGCTTGGCTAATGCCTGAGGATATAGAGAATAAAGAAACATTTGATATTGAAGTATTTAGAAATGGTTTTGCAATAGGCGGGGTAGACTTATCCAGGACTGGTGACTTATGTAGTGCGAGAGCCATGCTCATGAAACCAAATAGCGATAAAAAGTATTTTATCCAGCAGTATTTTATACCTGAATCAAAACTTTCCACGCTAACTAAGGATGAACTAGCAAAATATAAAGAATGGATAAGGCAAGGATACATAACAGTCTCAGATGGCAACGAAAATGATTTCAGGTTAGTGACTCAATGGTTTTATAACCTTTTTAAACAATACGGAATTAGATTTTATAAGACAGGTTACGATAAATGGTCTGCGACTTATTGGATTAGGGAGATGGAAGACTTCGGGTTCGATACAAAAAAAGTTGAACAGATATGGGGTAGCATGTCAGAACCAATGAGACTTCTTGAGGCAGATCTAAAAAGCGATAAAGTGGTTTATAATGACCATCCAATTGACAGGTCGTGTCTAGAGAATACAGGGATGAGTGTTAATTCAAAAGAAGAAATGATGCCTATCAAAGTGCAAGGTAAAGATGACAATAAAATCGATGGTGCTGTTACCATGATGATCTGTTACAGGATTTATATAGATTTTAAAACAGAGTTTTTAGAGTTAGTTAAGAGAATGCAGTAA
- a CDS encoding HNH endonuclease, whose product MAKYEILQRFYASDEWQKFRLVIISERGLKCEHCGERVANARQLTLHHIIELTPENVNDAAIALNPNNVLVVHHDCHNKIHKRFGYQNKEKKVYIVYGPPLSGKSRLVERNVNRGDIVVDMDRLYAAVTMLPYYDKPDSLLNNVRGIHNLLIDNTKTRHGKWHNAWIIGGYADRHKRERLANDLGAELIFCDVSKEECISRLKVDEDRQHRADEWIKYIEKWFETYLP is encoded by the coding sequence ATGGCTAAATATGAAATACTGCAAAGGTTTTATGCTTCTGATGAGTGGCAGAAGTTTAGGTTAGTAATAATTAGTGAAAGAGGACTAAAGTGTGAGCATTGTGGAGAAAGGGTAGCCAATGCTAGACAATTAACCTTGCATCATATAATTGAGTTAACACCTGAAAATGTTAATGATGCTGCTATCGCATTGAATCCTAATAATGTATTGGTAGTACACCATGATTGTCATAATAAGATCCATAAAAGGTTTGGTTATCAAAATAAAGAAAAGAAAGTCTATATTGTTTATGGTCCACCTCTTTCAGGTAAATCACGTCTTGTAGAAAGGAATGTAAACCGTGGAGATATTGTAGTAGATATGGATAGGTTGTACGCTGCTGTAACCATGTTACCTTATTATGATAAGCCTGACAGCTTATTAAATAATGTTAGAGGCATACATAACCTACTCATAGACAATACAAAGACTAGGCATGGAAAATGGCACAACGCATGGATTATAGGCGGTTACGCTGATAGACATAAAAGGGAGAGGCTTGCTAATGATTTAGGAGCAGAGTTAATCTTTTGTGATGTGAGTAAGGAAGAATGTATTAGTAGGCTAAAAGTAGACGAGGATAGGCAACATAGAGCCGATGAGTGGATTAAATATATAGAAAAATGGTTTGAAACTTATCTTCCATAG
- a CDS encoding terminase small subunit produces MPRNRSPNRDKAFQLWKKSNGERQLKDIAAELGIKDSQVRKWKSQDKWEDNAAADTLPKQETKSNVTKKKHREKEKVILKELEEAELTEMQRLFCLYYIKDFNATNAATKAGYSKGSAHVEGSRLLRNPKVAAEIRRLKGTLHQEIFIDAMDVLNQYIKIAFANIDNYVDFGSIDLFQLDGNGYICYGPDGKPLTKSESYITVKNSDEVDGSLISEIKQGRNGIAIKLHDKMKALEKLAQYFDLLPDNFKRQIEEERNKMAQQKIELEKERLEHTKEMDKSKVW; encoded by the coding sequence ATGCCAAGGAACAGAAGTCCTAATAGGGATAAGGCCTTCCAGCTTTGGAAGAAAAGTAACGGCGAAAGGCAGCTTAAGGATATTGCTGCAGAATTAGGCATAAAGGATTCCCAAGTGAGAAAGTGGAAAAGCCAAGATAAATGGGAAGATAATGCAGCTGCTGATACGTTACCAAAACAAGAAACTAAAAGTAACGTTACCAAAAAGAAACATAGGGAAAAAGAAAAAGTAATACTTAAAGAATTAGAAGAGGCAGAATTAACCGAGATGCAAAGGTTATTCTGCCTTTATTATATTAAAGACTTCAACGCTACTAATGCAGCTACAAAAGCAGGTTATTCAAAAGGAAGTGCTCATGTAGAAGGAAGTAGACTGTTAAGAAATCCTAAGGTTGCAGCTGAAATTCGTAGACTAAAAGGAACGCTACATCAAGAAATATTTATAGATGCCATGGATGTACTAAACCAATATATAAAAATAGCCTTTGCGAACATAGACAACTATGTTGACTTTGGTAGCATAGATTTATTTCAGCTAGACGGTAATGGGTATATCTGTTATGGACCAGATGGAAAACCATTAACAAAATCTGAAAGTTATATAACTGTTAAAAATAGTGATGAAGTGGATGGTTCTTTAATAAGTGAAATAAAACAGGGACGTAACGGTATAGCCATTAAACTACATGACAAAATGAAGGCTCTTGAAAAGCTAGCGCAATACTTTGACCTATTGCCTGATAACTTTAAAAGGCAGATAGAAGAAGAGAGAAACAAGATGGCGCAGCAAAAGATAGAACTAGAAAAAGAAAGACTAGAACATACAAAAGAAATGGATAAATCAAAGGTGTGGTAA
- a CDS encoding HNH endonuclease, which yields MYVKPLFVDKPPKLTKKQIEKVKQIVRENADGYCQECDHWFGEALEFHHIVFQSQGGRDTIENGIMLCHGCHRGTNGVHGKNGRELDLKLKLKLQDYYFDQGLSEDIVRVLMGGKLYP from the coding sequence ATGTATGTAAAACCATTATTTGTGGACAAGCCTCCTAAACTCACTAAAAAGCAAATAGAGAAGGTAAAGCAAATTGTTAGAGAGAATGCTGATGGCTACTGCCAAGAATGTGACCATTGGTTTGGGGAGGCTTTAGAGTTCCACCACATAGTATTTCAATCTCAAGGAGGCAGAGATACTATAGAAAATGGAATAATGCTATGTCATGGGTGCCATAGAGGTACCAATGGGGTCCATGGAAAGAATGGAAGAGAACTAGATTTAAAACTGAAACTGAAGCTTCAGGATTATTATTTTGACCAAGGATTGAGTGAGGACATAGTTAGAGTTTTGATGGGCGGGAAATTGTATCCTTAA
- a CDS encoding helix-turn-helix domain-containing protein — protein sequence MSKNQIEWNEVKIDALKNLYIKGHTIKAIAKIYKVSEDAIREQIVKLKLKGEI from the coding sequence ATGTCTAAAAATCAAATAGAGTGGAATGAAGTGAAAATTGATGCATTGAAAAACCTGTATATAAAAGGTCATACAATAAAAGCTATAGCTAAGATATATAAAGTTAGTGAAGATGCTATCAGAGAGCAAATAGTTAAATTAAAACTGAAAGGGGAAATTTAG
- a CDS encoding single-stranded DNA-binding protein, which produces MINRVVLVGRLTKDPELRYTPNTATAITNFTLAVNRNFTNQQGENEADFVPIVVWRAKAENAANYLRKGSLCGIDGRLQTRRYETPEGEKRFVTEVIADNVTFLDSKKNNDTQEYYSGFGQEVDEDVPF; this is translated from the coding sequence ATGATAAACAGAGTTGTATTAGTAGGTCGATTAACAAAGGATCCAGAGCTTAGATATACACCAAATACAGCTACAGCGATAACAAACTTTACATTAGCTGTAAATCGTAACTTCACAAACCAGCAAGGGGAGAATGAGGCTGACTTCGTACCTATTGTTGTTTGGAGAGCAAAAGCAGAGAATGCTGCAAATTACTTAAGAAAGGGTTCTCTATGTGGAATAGACGGACGATTACAAACTAGGAGGTATGAAACTCCGGAGGGGGAAAAGAGATTTGTCACGGAAGTAATTGCGGATAATGTTACATTCTTAGATTCAAAAAAGAACAATGATACTCAAGAATATTACTCAGGCTTTGGCCAAGAAGTAGATGAGGATGTACCCTTCTAA
- a CDS encoding 3D domain-containing protein: protein MKKLLIVMIAIATIATIKNIESQITHRESIIDEQLRVIKQQNIDMDKLIEELEYIKNELQKWEIIDLEVTAYSPRDNISGICTDGNPEITASGTSPKVGTVAVNPKIIPYGTRLIIPGYGLSTAEDTGAAIRARINLIDIYMDSHQEAIKWGRQNLKVLVERND, encoded by the coding sequence ATGAAAAAACTGTTAATCGTAATGATAGCAATTGCTACTATAGCCACAATCAAAAATATAGAAAGTCAAATAACTCACAGAGAATCAATCATAGATGAACAGTTACGGGTCATTAAGCAGCAGAATATTGACATGGACAAGCTCATCGAGGAATTAGAGTATATCAAGAATGAGCTGCAGAAGTGGGAAATCATAGACTTAGAAGTTACAGCATACTCACCAAGAGACAATATAAGTGGAATATGTACAGATGGAAACCCTGAAATAACTGCCAGTGGGACAAGCCCTAAAGTTGGGACCGTGGCAGTAAACCCTAAAATAATACCATACGGAACTAGACTCATCATCCCAGGCTATGGATTATCTACAGCCGAAGATACAGGAGCAGCTATAAGAGCGAGAATCAATCTAATTGATATTTATATGGACTCTCACCAGGAAGCAATTAAGTGGGGAAGACAAAATCTAAAAGTATTAGTTGAAAGGAATGATTAA
- a CDS encoding rolling circle replication-associated protein: protein MRNFIREKKIYCGDKYLEVDIYSYTKNQTINSKSGKRSKKKNITEPKQKNLNDKNARRYLTQLANTNFDERDLHVTATYKDKYLPKTIEEAEKEVTNYLRRLSYRRKKQGLSPLKYILVTEYNTKKGEEKPIRIHHHIFINGGLDRDIVEDLWCKRKKKGEKKGEMIGYVNADRLQPDENGVAALCTYLTKNPNGKKRWSSSQNLEKPWYRNNDHKYSRREISKIAKEPPDISYWERRYPGWTISKNDYAVRMEYNEYTGWSFYLKLRKRD, encoded by the coding sequence GTGAGAAATTTTATCAGGGAGAAGAAGATTTACTGTGGGGACAAATATCTGGAAGTTGATATATATTCATACACAAAAAATCAAACAATAAATTCTAAAAGTGGTAAGAGATCTAAGAAGAAAAATATCACAGAACCCAAGCAAAAAAATCTAAATGATAAAAATGCAAGAAGATATCTGACTCAGTTAGCCAACACAAATTTTGATGAAAGAGACTTACACGTAACAGCTACATACAAGGATAAATACTTACCGAAAACAATAGAAGAAGCTGAAAAAGAAGTTACTAACTACCTCAGAAGACTAAGCTACAGAAGAAAGAAACAAGGGCTCTCACCCTTAAAGTACATACTGGTTACAGAGTACAACACAAAAAAAGGAGAGGAAAAACCAATAAGAATCCATCACCATATATTTATAAATGGTGGTTTAGACAGAGATATAGTCGAGGACCTATGGTGTAAAAGAAAAAAGAAAGGAGAGAAAAAAGGGGAAATGATTGGGTATGTAAATGCAGACAGATTACAACCAGATGAAAATGGAGTAGCGGCTCTTTGTACATACCTAACAAAAAACCCAAACGGTAAAAAACGCTGGAGCTCAAGTCAAAACTTAGAAAAACCATGGTACAGAAATAATGATCACAAATATAGCCGGAGAGAAATATCCAAAATAGCAAAAGAGCCTCCGGATATATCCTACTGGGAAAGAAGATACCCAGGATGGACCATATCAAAAAATGATTATGCCGTGAGGATGGAATACAACGAATACACAGGTTGGTCATTCTACTTAAAGTTACGCAAGAGAGATTGA
- a CDS encoding DUF6906 family protein produces the protein MKNGKRPTRNQKQLLKKLGLNYQNWLIVKDTPGFIQTIHRFTGHSRAYNKPY, from the coding sequence TTGAAGAATGGAAAGAGACCCACTCGAAATCAGAAGCAGCTATTAAAGAAGCTAGGACTCAACTATCAGAACTGGTTAATAGTAAAAGACACACCAGGATTTATACAAACAATTCATAGGTTTACAGGCCACTCTAGGGCCTATAACAAACCATATTAG
- a CDS encoding helix-turn-helix domain-containing protein, whose translation MLDFSKKIKEEREKQRISMYSLAKKANCTSRAISYWETGQRIPNIEIADRVLKALGIKLVLGDDSQGGE comes from the coding sequence ATGTTAGATTTTTCTAAAAAAATTAAGGAAGAAAGAGAAAAACAAAGGATTAGCATGTATTCTTTAGCTAAAAAAGCTAACTGTACCAGTAGAGCCATAAGCTACTGGGAAACTGGGCAACGAATTCCTAACATAGAGATAGCAGATAGGGTACTTAAGGCATTAGGTATTAAATTAGTTTTAGGAGATGACTCACAGGGAGGGGAGTAA